The sequence TTGTTGTCCCTGTTCCTGGCCATGTGGATGTATCCTTCCATTCCCCAGCTCGTGCCCCAGCTGTTCTTCACGATCCAGTAGTCTGAACCACCATCGGTTCCGTAGCCGACAACCAGAACTCCATGGTCCAATTTGGTCGAAGAGCACTCTCGCTCATAGTAGACTCCACTGTGGTAGAGCTGGTAGCTCTGGTGGCTGGCATCAATAGCAACCGAGATCGGGCCAATGTCTGTAGAGGCCTTCATCAGAGCATCCTCGTCCTTGTGTGCAACATCAACGTAACTAGAGAGAGTTGCGCCAACATTGCTAGATTTGAACGTGCACCTCTCATCGTGAGCTCTGTAGGGGTAGCTCTCTTCCGTATCGATTCCGCCATTTGCCTTGATGTACCTGAAGGCATTGTCCATGAGGCCACCTTTGCAGCCGTTGTCGCCATAACTGCCCGAGCAATCGACAAGGTTTTGCTCGCTGAGGGAGACCAATGTGCCACTCTTGTGGAAGTGTTGTCCCTCCAGAGATCCGGTGGTGCTAAAGGCCCAGCAAGATCCGCACTGGCCTTGGTTCTTGATTCCTGTCACATAGCCCTTTGCCCTCCAGTCAACAGTGTCAGCCTCGGGCTTGAAGTTGGGATCAGACTTGAAGATCTTTGTGCTGTTAGAGCGGGGGCCGGATTTGTACCCGTTCATCATTGACACAAACTCCTCGTTCTTGAGATCAGCGAATTGGTTCATACCGAGAGTGAAGCTGTGCTTGCCAGCGGCGTTGTGCTCCTCGACTATCTTCTTGTTGTCCTGCCAGATGTTGTATCTGTTGAGCTCCTCAACATCATCTTTGTAGTCTCTTTGGAAGGTCTGCAAATAAAATCAATTGATCTAATATTTTTTGCATTGGAAAACTTTGCATGCACCACATAAATACAGCCATTGCAAAGCAGCCTCTCACATATATACAAGGTGACAATCAGGTAACAAATGTTCTCACCTGTTTCCAGGAGTCCCACTCCACATCAGCAACTGCAAAAGCAACCAAAGCAAGAAGTATAAGTGTCTTCATTGTTGAACGAGCTCACACACAATCAGTCAGAGATAAGACAAGAGAAAAATGTGCAATAAGCAAGCTCCCAGTTGGTGTCTGGTTATGTAGGATAGATTTTTAATAATCATGTGATTTTAAGCTTTCTGATTCCATTCCATAAGATTTGAGATTCAtgtgtgcgcatgcacacacatgcacacacgaaGAAGAGCTGGAGAGTGAAAGCCCAACACCTCTGGCCTAAGGATTAGAGAGATTCTTAGTTTTTAATTCCGTGCGAATGGGATAGCCAACAAACTCCCACAAAATATATAGCACAAACATAGTTAAACTATTAGTTCACTAAGTGTGATCTGTAGGGTAGCTATACTGTAGGGTAGCTAGCAAGGGTAGCAATGCCACAGTTATTGTTCCTGTTCCTAGCCAGCATCATGTATCCATTCATTCCCCAGCTTGTGCCCCAGCTGTTCTTCAGTAGCCAGTAGTTCTTGCCATCCAAAGTTCCAAAGCCTACGACCAGCGGGGAATGGTTTACATTAGTCTCAGAACATGCAGGCTCATAGTAGATTCCACTCTTGTACATGCTAAAGCTTGAATGTTGTCCATCCATGGCAGCAGACACTGgaccaatagactgtacagcTTGCATCAGAGCTTGCTCATCCTTGGAAGGGACACTCTTGTAGCCAGTACAAGTAGCTCCGATATTTGAGATATTATAACGGCATTTATTGTCATTAGCTGTGTAGGGATAGCTAGCCTCTGTATCAATGCCACCATTGTCCTTAGTGTACTGGAAACTGGATTTCATAAGGCCACCGTTGCATCCGTAATTGTTGTACTTGGAGTTGTACGTACAATCCATCAGATTTTGCTCACTGAGAGAAACAAGTTTTCCTGTTTTAATGAAGTGCTGTCCTTCTAGTGCCCCGGTTGCACTAAAAGCCCAGCAAGACCCACACTGTAGTTGGTTTCCTACTG is a genomic window of Halichondria panicea chromosome 15, odHalPani1.1, whole genome shotgun sequence containing:
- the LOC135349317 gene encoding procathepsin L-like codes for the protein MKTLILLALVAFAVADVEWDSWKQTFQRDYKDDVEELNRYNIWQDNKKIVEEHNAAGKHSFTLGMNQFADLKNEEFVSMMNGYKSGPRSNSTKIFKSDPNFKPEADTVDWRAKGYVTGIKNQGQCGSCWAFSTTGSLEGQHFHKSGTLVSLSEQNLVDCSGSYGDNGCKGGLMDNAFRYIKANGGIDTEESYPYRAHDERCTFKSSNVGATLSSYVDVAHKDEDALMKASTDIGPISVAIDASHQSYQLYHSGVYYERECSSTKLDHGVLVVGYGTDGGSDYWIVKNSWGTSWGMEGYIHMARNRDNNCGIATQASYPVV
- the LOC135349316 gene encoding procathepsin L-like — encoded protein: MRVVVLIFTVVALTSALEFHPEWEAWKLGYSKHYSNDIEELNRYNIWQVNKKLVEEHNTKELGFTLGMNQFADLESHEIAHGFKAPKIEHFDNSQMFIPDPFFQADMNVNWTAKGAVTSVGNQLQCGSCWAFSATGALEGQHFIKTGKLVSLSEQNLMDCTYNSKYNNYGCNGGLMKSSFQYTKDNGGIDTEASYPYTANDNKCRYNISNIGATCTGYKSVPSKDEQALMQAVQSIGPVSAAMDGQHSSFSMYKSGIYYEPACSETNVNHSPLVVGFGTLDGKNYWLLKNSWGTSWGMNGYMMLARNRNNNCGIATLASYPTV